CAGCACGCGCAGGTGGGAGGCGGCGAACTCACCGCCCTCGAAGGCAATGGTGCGGCCGGCGAAGGTCCCCACCGCGTTGTGGTGCGAATAGCCGCCGTGCACGTAGCGGCCCAGGTGCAGCACTGCGTCGAGGTTGGAGACGTCCACGACGGAGAGCCCGGCGTACGAGTTGTTGATGTAGAGGCGCCCCTGGTAGGCGAAGTGGTCATGGACGCCTCCCCCGAGGAAGTCCAGGCTGATGGTCTGCCGCAGCACGGGTTCCAGCGGATTCGTGACGTCGTAGATACGTGAGAGGCCCCCGTTGTCCGCGGCATACAGCCGGTCTCCATCGACGAGCACGGTGTGCACGCCGTACTGGCTCGAGGGCAGGCTGCGCAGGAAGGCGGGCTCGGCGGGCCGGGAGATGTCGAAGACGATGGTGCCCGAGACATCACTGGCGACGTACAGGGCGTCGCCGAGGGCCCAGACGCCGTTCCAATAGGAGTCACCGGGGATGCTGATGGACGTCTTGAAGACGGGGCGGCTCCGGTCGCTCACGTCGAAGACGGTGAGGCCTCCGGGCTTGCCCGGCCTGTCGAGCGAGACGACGTAGGCATGTTCTTTGGTGACATAGATGTCCACGGGCACGCCCAGCGCCACCAGGGACTCCGAGCGCAGCACCAGGCCGCCGGAGGCCTCGGCTTCGCCGTCGGGCCAGGTCATGCGGTGGGCCTCGAAGGTGCCGGCGCGGGAGTACCTTCCACCGATGCAGCGGATGAAGCAGCCGGAGATGACGCCGGGCGAGGGAGTCTTGCAGCCGGCGTAGGCGAAGTTGATGGTGGGCGCGCTCGGCGGGAGGGTGGCGATGAAGAAGCTGCCGCCGTCGGTCAGCCGGGTGGCGATGGGCCGGCCGGCCAGGGTGTCGGTGCCGCCGTCGGAGTGGAGCATGAAGCCGACGGAGGAGAAGCCCACGGCGGTACCACCGTCCTCCGCGACTGTCTCCGAGCGCATGGCGGCCTGGTAGATGCCATGAGGCTCGAGGCCGGCGAGCGCGTCCGCATCACATGACGAAAGGTCGAAGTGGGACGGGGTCAGGTCATGACAGCTCGGCGTCGTCCCCGGAGCGAGGGTGCAGGGCGCGAAGGGGCCCCGGTCAATCCAGTCCCCGCGCTCCTCGAGCACGGTGTAGCCGCCGTCCCACGGCTCGGGCCCCGCGTCCTCCACAGGGGGCGTGCCGGCGTCCGCGACCGGGTCCGGGGTGTCATCGCAGCCAGCGAGGGTCACGAGCGCCAGCGCACAGGCGGACAGCCACACGCGCGGCAAGAGCGAAGGGGACGTCATGGTGCACTCCTCCAGTGTCCCGGGGAGTGAAACACCGGGACGGCACGCGGCCCCGGAATGGTTGCCGCGTGACGCACAACCCACCGCGTGGCGGCGCGCGCGGGCGGACGCCTGCCTCCGGGCGCTGGAATTGCAGTGGACAGGTGCCCGCCAGGACGACGGACGAGCCGGGCCTGCGTGCGAAGCTCCGCGCCGGCGCCCGAGCAGAGGTGTGCCCCCTGCTCAAGCGCACCGTCAGGCGCTGGTGAGCGCGCGCCTCACCAGATCTGGACCGGCGTGGGAGAGAACCCCGACCTGCCGTTTCCGAACTGTCCGTAGACGTTGTCGCCCCAGGCGTAGACGGTGCCATTCGTCCTCAGCGCCAGCGAGTAGTAGTGGCCCGCGGACAGGGCCACCGCGCCGGTCAGGCCCACCACCTTGACCGCAGCCGCCCGGTTGCTCTTCGTCCGGTCCCCCAGCTGGCCCGAGGCGTTGAGGCCCCATGCCGAGACGGTGCCATCCGAGATGAGGGCCAGCGAGTGGGCATGGCCCGCCGCAAGGGCCGTCGCCCCCGTGACGCCGGGCACCTGGACGGGCAGCAGCCGCCGGGTCACCGTCCCGTCTCCCAGCTGGCCGTAGGTATTGAGGCCCCAGGCCCAGACGGTGCCGCCCGTCTTCACCGCCAGCGAGTGGTCGCCCCCCACCGCCAGGGCCACGATGCCGGTGAGGTTCGCCAGCCGGAGCGGCGCCAGCCGCTGGGTGGTCGTCCCATTGCCCAGCTGGCCCTGCGAGTTGCGGCCCCAGGCCCAGACGCTGCCGTCCGTCCTCAGCGCCAGCACATGGCTCGCGCCAGGGGCCGTCGCCACGGCCTTCATGCTGGTGAGGCTGGACACCTGGGTGGGTGTCATCCGGGAAAGCCCCGTTCCGTCCCCGAGCTGCCCCTGGTTGTTGCGCCCCCACGCCCAGACGGTGCCGTCCGTCTTCAGCGCCAGCGAGAAGCCGTCGCCCGCGGCCACGGCGCTCACGCCGGTGAGCCCCGCCACCTGCTTGGGAACCCGGCTCGCGGTGGTGCTCCCATCGCCCAGCTGGCCCCCGCTGTTGTCACCCCAGGCCCAGACGCTGCCGCCCGTCGTCACCGCCAGCGAGTGATTGCGCCCCGCCGACACGGACGTGACGCCGGTGAGCCCGGGAACCTGCGTGGGCGTCGTCCGTCGCGTGACGGTTCCATCTCCCAGCTGACCGGCGCTGTTGTTGCCCGAACCCCAGACGGTGCCGTCTGTCTTCAACACCAGCGAGTGATACATGCCTGCTGCCGGCCGCTGGGCGCCGGTGAACTGGGAGGCGACGGGCACCACATACTCAGCGGTGCCGAGGTTCCCGTACTGGAAGTCGTCGTGACGGCCCCAGCCCCAGGCGGTGCCGTCCTGCTTCAGCGCCAGCGAGTGATAACGGCCCACGCCCAGGACCGTCACGCCGGTGAGGCCCGGCACCTGCGTGGGCGTCAGCCTGATGCCGCCGGTCCCATCTCCCATCAACCCATACGAGTTGTCGCCCCAGGCCCAGACGGTGCCATCCGTCTTCAGCGCGACCGAATAGTGTTCGCCCGAGTCAATGAACGCGACGCCGGTGAGGCCGGGAATCTGGGTGGGCACCAGTCGCGGGGTCATCGCCGCATCCCCGAGCCCGAGCACGCCGAACCAGTTGTCACCCCAGGCCCAGGCGGTGCCATCCGACCTGATGGCCAGGACGTGGGAGTGAGCTGCCTTCAAGACCACCACGCTGGTGAGGCCCGGCACCTGCGCGGGCGTCAGGCGGCTCGTCGTCGTCCCATTCCCCAGTTGCCCGCGCGTGTTGTCGCCCCAGGCCCAGACGGTGCCGTCCGACTTCAGCGCCACCGAGAAGGCATGGCCTCCCGACACGGACGTCACCTGGGAGAGGCCCGGCACCTGCGTGGGCGTCAGCCGCTGGGTGGTCGTCCCATCCCCCAGCTGCCCCCCGCTGTTGTCACCCCAGGCCCAGACGGTGCCGTCCGACTTCAGCGCCAGCGAGTGACTGAAGCTTCCCGCCAGGGCCGCCACGCCCGTGAGCCCCGGCACCTGCATGGGCGACAGCCGCCCGGTGGTCGTCCCGTCGCCCAGCTGCCCATAGGTGTTGTAGCCCCACACCCAGGCCGTGCCATCCGCTCGCCGCGCCAGCGAGTAGCCGTTGCCCACCGCCACCGCCGTCACTCCGGTGAGGCCCGGCACCTGCGCGGGCGTGCCCCGATGGGCGGTCGTCCCATCCCCGAGCTCTCCACCGTAGTTGAGGCCCCAGGACCACACCGTGCCGTCCGGCTTCAACACCAGGTTGTGGGACTCCAACGCGAGCGTGTCCTGCGCCGCCAGTCGCCAGTCCTGCGTCCGGGCACCCTCCGGCCGTGCCGTCTCCACCTCCAGCGGAGTGCCATGCTCCTCCGTGCCCGGGAGCAGCTCCCCGCCCCCACAGCTGAACCCCGCCACCACCACGCACACCAGCCAGACGGCTCGGACGACAGAGGACACGGCGTGATTCCCTGTGCTCATGGACTTCCTCCTGGAGGTACGGCGGGTATTCCCGTACCCCAGTTGCACTTCCAGGAGGAAGGGGCTCACGGGTATTTCTGTGTAAACGGGCTGTGAGAGGCCATGCCTATGGAGAGGGTTGGAGGTCCCCTTCCCCTCCTGCTACGTTGGCCGGCCTATGCGACCGAGCCTACCCATCCGGTCTTGCCTGCTCCTTGTCCTCATGGCCTCGTCGGGCGCGCAGGCCCGCGACACGTACGACACGCCGTTGGTGCGGCCCATCATGCTGTCCGAGCACCCTTCTAGCGGCCCCCACTCCGTCTACGTGAAGGGGAAGATCGTCACGACCCTGCGATTCGAGCAGCCGGTAGACGGCAGCAGGACGAAGATGACGGGTTGGGAGGGGCGGCTCGAGGCGCTGGCGGTGGTCCGCAACAAGGTCATCCTCGAGCCCCTTCGGGACCTGCACCAGGACGATGGCATTCCCCTGGTGGTGACGCTGGTTGATGGGACCGAGATTCCGTTCCTCGTGAAGCCGCCGTGGAGAAGGGAGGAAGGAAAATGGCCGCCGATTCTCGACCAGCAGATCGACGTATTCAAAGACCAGGAGAGTTACGCGTCCATGTATGCGGCACTGAAGGACGCGCAAAAGAAGAACGACGCGCTCACTGAAGAGAATGAGCGCTACCGCGAGGAAGAGAATTCAATCGACCACGCCTGACCCGTGCCGCGATTGTTCCTGGGCAGGCAGGAACCATCGCGGTCGTAGCGGACATGAGCGCGTTCGAGCATGAGGGACAGCTCGTGGATCTCGCCCTCCAGATCTTCCGGTCTGACGGGAACCTACAGGTCATGGTCAGAATGGATCGCACTCTGATTCGGCAGTAGAAATGCAGGCCATGCCCGACAGCCGCGCCCTGCTGCTCCCCTCTGTCATCCTACTTGCTACGTTCTCGGCCTGCACCAAGACGGGTGGAGTCTCGCTTCGCCCAGACGGCGCCCCGGGCCCGCAGGAGTGTCCGGAAAAGGCGCTCGAAGTCATGCGCTACCTGAAGCTGCGTGTCGGGGACGCAGCGCTGGTGGAACTGGACGCGAACCAGATGAGGTCACGCCGCATCACCCTCTACGATGGCCCGATTGAGAGCGTCCTCATGCGCGAACTGGGCACCCTGGAGGCGACGACCCGCTTGTACGGGCAGGTCTGGACGAGCGGTCCGCAGGTCGTCATCCGTTACTACGAGGCCCACCCGCCGGACGGTGACCAGATGCCCATCTGCGCGGTGGCACGGCTGAGCGAGGACCAGCTGCGGAAGCGGCCAGAGTCGCTACCGGGCACGGCCATCCTCGATGGCTCTCTCGCAGCCGCCGCCGTGGTCAATGCGTTCCGGTGAGACAGCCTCCTCCACGCGATACTTCGAGCTGAAGACCGCCGAGGGGCACTGGAGCGGCACCCTCCGCGCTGAGCGGCGCTGGTCGCTGCCTGGGCTGGAGACCTGCCCAGGCTGCCGCGCGACTTGGGCAGGCATCCTTGCCTATCTTCGGAGGTGACTCAGCCCACCGGTCCTCCAGGGGTTGCGCGAACTGGTGGAGCAGACCGTAGCGAGCACCGGTATCGCCACCGGCACCAGGGAGTCGGGGTAGCCTGGGGGACACCGCCCCCGCGGTGTCGTGCCCACCTTCTTTCCGAGGCCCGCCATGTACCGTCTCCTCGTCTCCGCCCTCCTCGCGCTGTCTCTCGCCGCGTGCTCCGACGACCCACCTCCTCCCGAGCCGACGGACGCGGGCGTGGATGCGGGCGTTCCGGATGACACGGATGCGGGAGCGGACGCAGGGACGGATGCGGGAACGGACGCCGGAACGGACGGTGGCTCGGGGAGCTCACGCGGCTCCGGGAAGCTGCCGTGTGACAGCACCGGCACGGTGACCGCCAACAACCAGACCTACACGTTCTGCACCGCGCAGGTGGCGGGCGTCGAGCTGAAGATCGTCGAGCCCCGGGTCGGCATCGTGCCCCAGCCGATGCACCTCGCCATCTATCTGCACGGCGACGGCGCGCGGGCGCACACGGGCAACACGGCCCCACGCCTCCAGGCGCCGTGGGCCTATGAGCACGACACGCTCTACGTGTCGGCGCTGGCACCGAACAGGTGCGCGTGGTGGACGAAGCCCTCGCTGACGACGTGCACGGACACCGCGACGGCGGCGGACCGGGACCTGGACGGAGCGAACGCACAGGCGCTGGTGCAGGTCATCGATACGCTGCGCAAGCGCTGGGACCTCCGCAACGAGCCCATCTTCTTCGGAGGCTCCTCGGGCGGCTCGGTGTTCCTCACCGCGAGCTTCCTGCCGAGGTACGGCGACCGCTACCGGGGCGTCTACGCGCTGGGATGCGGCGGCGAGGCGCCGTGGAGCGGCGAGCTGAGCTGGGACAGCACGCGGCCCGAGCTGCGCGGCCCGACGAAGCTGTTCTACACCTACGGCGACCAGGACACGTACCTCACGGACATCCAGGCCAGCGTCTCCGCGTACCAGGGCTACTCCATCCCGCTGGAGCAGAACGTCGTCGCGGGGGCGGCGCACTGCGCCTTCGACCACATCGGTGGGGTGAAGGACATCTGGGCCGGACAGCTCGACGCTCCATAGCCATCCGCGTCAGGTTGACATTCTACCTGTAGCCACGGGATGCTCTGGTAGAATGCCTACTCAAGACGCCCAACCGACCCGCGGCCAGCTGCTTCAGGGCACGCTCGATCTGCTCGTCCTCCGCATCCTCGCGCTCGGCTCGCACCACGGGCACGGCATCGCCATGGCCATCCAGGCGAGGTCGGGCAACGAGCTCCTCGTCGACCACGGCTCGCTGTACCCCGCGCTGCAGCGCCTGGAGAGCCGCAAGTGGATCCGCGGTGAGTGGGGCGTCTCCGAGAACGGCCGGCGCGCGCGCTTCTACTCGCTCACGGCCGCGGGCCGTAACCAGTTCGCCATCGAGACCGGGCGCTGGAACCGGCTGGTGGAGTCCATCGCCCGGGTCATGTCGCCAGGCCCCACGCCGGAGGGCGCGTGATGTTCGGACGCCGGTCGCAGGAAGACTTTGACGCGGAGGTCCGCGCCCACCTCGAGCTGGAGACGGAGCGGCTGCGGGCGCAGGGCCTGTCGCCCGCGGAGGCCGAGCGGGTCGCCCGGCGCAACTTCGGCAACGTCGCCGCCGCGGGGGACCGGTTCCGCGACGTGCAGCCGTTCGCGTGGGCGGAGGGCTTCGGCCGGGACCTGCGCCACGCGTGGCGGGCGCTGCTGCGCACGCCGGGCTTCCTCATCACCACGGTCAGCACCCTCGCCCTGGCGATCGGCGCGGTCGCGGGGATGTTCAGCGTCGTCAACGCCGTCCTGGTGCAGCCCCTCCCGTTCCCGGAGCCGGAGCGGCTGGTCGCCCTGACCGGCACGGCCCCGGGGTCGGACCAGCCGGAGCGCTTCGACCTCGGGGCCGACTTCTACCTGCAATACAAAGAGCATTCGAAGCTGCTCGACGGCATCACCCAGCTCGACTCGGGGACCGCGACGCTGCGCGTGGACACGCGAGTCGAGCGCGTGCGGATGGCATGGCCGACCTACGACCTGTACTCCACGCTCGGCGTGCGCCCCCAGCTCGGGCGCCTCCCTGTCCCGGAGGATGGAGAAGGCGTCGTCGTCATCAGCGACCAGCTGTGGACGAGCTGGTTCGGGCGCGACCCCTCCGTCATCGGGAGGTCGTACTTCGTCTCGGACGACATGAAGCAGGTCGTCGGCGTCATGCCCCCGGAGTTCCGCTTCCCGAACGACGAGACGGTGCTGTGGATCGCCAACCCCATGCGGCTCGAGCAGGTCCGTCCCGGCCAGCTCGGCGCCCTCACCGTGGCGCGCATGAAGCCGGGCGTGACGCTCGAGCAGCTCGACCAGGAGCTGACGGCGCTCTCCAAGGAGCTGCCGGCCCGCTTCGGCGGCCCGCCGAGCTACGCCCGCCTCATCGAGAGTCACCGGGCGGTGGCGGTGCCGCTGCTCGACCGGATGGTGGGCAGCACCGCCCGCACCTCGCTCTGGCTCCTGCTGGGTGCCGTGTCCCTCGCCCTCCTCATCGCATGCGCGAACGTCACCAACCTGTTTCTCGTCCGCGCCGAGGGCCGCGTCTCCGACCTGGCCGTGCGCCGGGCCCTGGGGGCGGCGCCGGCACAGCTGGTGCGGTCCCAGCTGGCCGAGGCACTCTTGGTGGCGGTGCCCGCGGGCCTGCTGGCCATCTGCCTCAGCGCAGTGACGCTGCCGCTCTTCGTGGCCGCTGCGCCGCAGGGCCTTCCGCGGCTCGGCGCCGCGGGACTTGACCTGGCGACGGTCGCGACCACGTTCGGGCTCGTCCTGCTCTGCGCGCTCGTCTGCGGCGCCGCCCCCGCGCTGCGCGCCGCGTCCGCGAACCTCCACAGCATGCGCGACGGCGGTCGCGCAGCGACGGCGCAGCGACACGGGTTCCGCAATGGGCTCGTGATCGGGCAGACCGCACTCGCGCTGGTGCTGCTCATCGGCGCCGCGCTGCTGCTGCAGAGCTTCAATCGCCTGCGCAACGTGGACCCGGGCTACGACACCGACGGCCTCTACACCTTCCAGTTCGCGCCCGAGCAGCCGCACCTCACCGACGGGCCGTCCTGGGGCCGGATGCACGCCGCGTTCATGGAACGGCTACGGACGATGCCCGGCGTCACCGCGGTCGGGGTCGTCAACAACATCCCGCTCGACGAGGCGACCTCGACGGCGCGCTTCCGCACCGACACGATGGCCGAGGACGACAGCGGCACCCTGCTCGCCCGCAACTTCACCGGGGGCGACTATTTCCGCGCGATGGGGATCGACCTGCTGCAGGGGCGTGCGTTCACGAGCGACGAGGCGTTCACGCCGAACAGCAACGTGGTCGTCAGCTGGTCTGCGGCGCAGCAGCTCTGGCCCCGCGAGAGCCCGCTGGGCCAGAGCCTGCGCCACGTCCTCGGCGACAACACCGTGCTGCCCTTCACCGTGGTGGGCGTGGTGGAGGACGTGAAGCAGGACGACTGGCGCGAGGCCGGAGAGGCGGTCGTCTACTTCCCGCTGACCGGGCCCACCCCGACATCGTGGAGGCTGAGCTCGCCCGCGTACGTCATCAAGTCGCCGCGCGCGGACTCGCTGCAGGGCGAGGTGCGCGAGCACGTACGCCAGGTCGCCCCCGAGGCCCCCGTCTACCGCGAGTACACGATGGAGTTCCTGGCGCGGAGGTCGACCGTGGAGCTGTCCTTCACGATGCTCACGTTCGCCGTGGTGTCCGGACTGACGCTGCTGCTCGCCGCGGTCGGGCTCTACGGGGTGCTGTCGTCCGTCGTCTCCGCGCGGACGCGGGAGATCGGCGTGCGGATGGCGCTCGGGGCGACCCCCGGGGCGGTGCGGCGGCAGGTGGTGTCACAGGGCACGAGGGTCGTCGTCATCGGTGTGGCCATCGGCGTCGCAGCCGCCTTTGCCTCCACCCGCTACCTGGGCGCGCTGCTCTACGAGGTCAAGGCGACCGAGCCGGCGCTCTTCCTCCTGACGTCGGGCTTCATGGTCGTCCTCGGAGTCCTGGCGAGCTACATGCCCGCGCGGCGCGCCAGCAGTGTCGACCCGGTGGTGTCGCTGCGGAGCGAGTGAGCGAGCCGGGGCGCTGCGCTCCCTACGGAGGCGCGGGCGGACACCTCCCGGCCGTGGGAGGCGCCGTGCTACCGTCGGCGCCGCACTCGATTCCCACACCCTGGAAGCGGGCGGCCGGACACGGCTCGCGGGACCCGCGCCCCCACACCATGAAGAACGTCGAGGACGTCTACCGTTTCACCGCCTCGCAGCGCGAGCTGCTGTCCCAGCCGCGGCCCGAGACCCGCCTGGAGCACCTCCACGCGCCCTTCCGCGGCGCCGTGGACGAGCCCGCCCTCGAGAATGCCCTCCGCGAGCTGGCCCGCCGGCACACCGCCCTGCGCACCGCCTTCTTCATGCAGGGCCTCGCCGAGCCCATGCAGGTCATCCGGGAGAAGGTCGCTCCCACCCTGGAGCGCGTGGACGCCACGGCCCTCCCGGAGGGCGGACTGGACGCATGGCTGGCTGCTGACCTCCAGCGCGGAATGAATCTCACCGCCGCGCCGCTGGTGCGGCTGTCGCTGCTGCGCACCGGGCCGGACGCAGGAGTGCTCGTCCTCGGGTATCACGCCGCGGTGCTCGACGCGGGCTCGGCTCGGCTGTGCCTGGAAGAGCTGCTGCGCCTCTACAAGACCCTGCGCGAGCAGGGGGACGCCGGCCTGGAGAAGGCCCGCCCCTTCCGTGAGTACCTGTCGTGGACGGAGCAGCAGGGCGCCGCCGAGGTGGAGACGCGCTGGCGAGAGCTGCTGCGCGACGCCCGGCCGACGCTGCTTCCCGAGCTGTCCTCCGGAAGTGACGCCACGGCCGCGCATCGGGTACAGCAGCAACTGCTGTCGCCCACGGACACGGGCAACGTGCAGGCCTTCCTGCGCAAGCACAAGCTGGAGCTGGGCACGCTCGTCCAGGCCGCGTGGGCCCTGCTGCTGCGCCACCTCACCGGCAGCACCGACGTGGTGTTCGGCGCCCAGGTGCCGGGCCGACCTGCCCCGCTGTTCCAGGGCCGGCCCCTGCTGGGACACTTCGCGCACGTGCTGCCGCGACGCCTGCCCCTCCCCGCGGATGGCAGCCCCCTGCGCTGGCTGCGCGGGCTCCAGGCCGAGCTGACCGGGGCGCAGCGCCACGAGCACGTCTCCACCGCGCAGGTGCGCCAGTGGCTCGGCCTGCCGGAGGACGCGCCCCTCTTCCAGAGCGTCGTGGCCGTCTGGGAGGCGCCGGAGGAGGACTCGCTCAAGCCCCTGGCCCGGAGCCTGGGCCTCCAGGGCTTCACACGCTCGGCCCCGTCACCGTCCTTCCCGCTGTACGTGGAGGCCGTTCCCGGCCCCCGGCTGGCGCTGCGCCTGCACCATGACTCGCACCGCTTCGCGCCCCTGGACGTCATCCGCCTGTCGGGCCAGCTCGCGGCCCTGCTGGAGACGCTCGTCTCCCAGCCGGACCGCGACGTGTCCTCGCTGGGCGACGTGGTGGACGCAGCGGGCCGGGCCGCCGGAGAGGGCTCGTGGGGCACCGTCACCGCCGGCACCACGCCCGCGCCCGAGGAACTGCGCGCCCTGCTGGCCCAGCACCCCGAGGTACGCGCCGTCGCCGTGCGCGCCGAGGGCAATGCCCTGGTGGCCCATGTGGTGCCCGCCCACCGCAGGACGAAGAAGCTGGACTTCGGCCTGTTCTTCTTCGCGGACGAGGACTCCGGCGCCGGGGACAAGTACCACCTGCTGCTGGAGGCGGCGAAGTTCGCGGACCAGCACGGCTTCACCTCCGTCTCCACCCCGGAGCGCCACTTCCACGAGCACGGCGGCATCTACCCCAACCCCGCCATGCTCGCGTCCGCGCTGGCCACCATCACCCGCAACGTGAGCCTGCGCGCCGGCAGCGTCGTGCTCCCCCTCCAGAGCCCGTTCCGCGTCGCGGAGGAGTGGTCCATCGTCGACAACCTCTCCAAAGGCCGCGCCGGCATCTCCATCGCCTCCGGCTGGGTGCCCAACGACTTCGCCTTCTTCCCGGAGAACTTCGCGCGCAAGCGCGACGTCATGTGGGAGAACCTCGAGCAGGTGGAGCGGCTGTGGCGCGGTGAGGCCGTGACGACGAAGGACGGCGTGGGCAAGGAAGTGCAGCTGCGCGTCTTCCCCCGCCCCATCCAGCCCCGCCTGCCCACCTGGGTGACGTGCGCCACGGACCCCGCCCTCTTCGAGCGCACCGGCGCGGGCGGCTACAACGTCCTCACCTCGCTGCTCGGGCAGCCCCTCGAGGAGGCGCTGGAGAAGCTCGGCCTCTACCACGCGGCCGCGGACAAGGCCGGGCGGGCCCGGGACTCGCGCATCGCCACGCTGATGATGCACACCTTCGTCGGGCGTGACGCGGACGAGGTGCTCGACAAGGTCCGCGCGCCCCTCACCGCGTACCTGCGCGCGCACGTGGCGCTGATGCAGACGCTGGTGAAGAGCCTGGACCTCCAGGTGGACATCAACGAGCCGAAGTGGGCGGACTACCTCGCCTCCTATGCCTTCGAGCGCTACTACCGCTCTGGCGCGCTGATCGGCACCGTGACGTCCTGCCTCCCCATGGTGGACCGGCTCATGGCCGGCGACGTGGACGAGGTGGCGTGCCTCATCGACTTCGGCGTGGACACCGACTCCGTGCTGGACAGCCTCACCCACCTGGCCGACCTCAAGCGCCTGGCCCAGGATGACGCGCTGCGCATGGGGCGCGTCCTGTCCGAGTACCTGGAGGAACGAGTGGTAGGATATCGCCCCACCCTCGACATCCGCCTCGTCGACTCCCTACCGGAGTGATTTCGCGCTGGCGTGCGTTGCTCCTGGCGAAAATCCCGCCAGCCAGGAGATTTCCGCATCCATCGACATGTGACAGCCCGGCGTGTTAGCCAGTTTGCGCTCGAATGTAGTGCTCCATCACCATGGGTCACGGGTGACCATGAGCCGCATGGGTAGATGGAGACCCACCAGACCGTGAGGTGGGTTGTCGCGGGTGGCGGGAGCGGAACGAATGAGCTCGACCAAGCTGTTACTGGAGTCCTCCACGCTGGTGGAGCTGTCCCGCCGTCGGGCGGAGGCCCACGCGGATCAGCGGGCCTACACGTTCCTGGTGGATGGCGAGGGT
The nucleotide sequence above comes from Pyxidicoccus xibeiensis. Encoded proteins:
- a CDS encoding double-CXXCG motif protein translates to MRSGETASSTRYFELKTAEGHWSGTLRAERRWSLPGLETCPGCRATWAGILAYLRR
- a CDS encoding RCC1-like domain-containing protein encodes the protein MSTGNHAVSSVVRAVWLVCVVVAGFSCGGGELLPGTEEHGTPLEVETARPEGARTQDWRLAAQDTLALESHNLVLKPDGTVWSWGLNYGGELGDGTTAHRGTPAQVPGLTGVTAVAVGNGYSLARRADGTAWVWGYNTYGQLGDGTTTGRLSPMQVPGLTGVAALAGSFSHSLALKSDGTVWAWGDNSGGQLGDGTTTQRLTPTQVPGLSQVTSVSGGHAFSVALKSDGTVWAWGDNTRGQLGNGTTTSRLTPAQVPGLTSVVVLKAAHSHVLAIRSDGTAWAWGDNWFGVLGLGDAAMTPRLVPTQIPGLTGVAFIDSGEHYSVALKTDGTVWAWGDNSYGLMGDGTGGIRLTPTQVPGLTGVTVLGVGRYHSLALKQDGTAWGWGRHDDFQYGNLGTAEYVVPVASQFTGAQRPAAGMYHSLVLKTDGTVWGSGNNSAGQLGDGTVTRRTTPTQVPGLTGVTSVSAGRNHSLAVTTGGSVWAWGDNSGGQLGDGSTTASRVPKQVAGLTGVSAVAAGDGFSLALKTDGTVWAWGRNNQGQLGDGTGLSRMTPTQVSSLTSMKAVATAPGASHVLALRTDGSVWAWGRNSQGQLGNGTTTQRLAPLRLANLTGIVALAVGGDHSLAVKTGGTVWAWGLNTYGQLGDGTVTRRLLPVQVPGVTGATALAAGHAHSLALISDGTVSAWGLNASGQLGDRTKSNRAAAVKVVGLTGAVALSAGHYYSLALRTNGTVYAWGDNVYGQFGNGRSGFSPTPVQIW
- a CDS encoding alpha/beta hydrolase — its product is MYRLLVSALLALSLAACSDDPPPPEPTDAGVDAGVPDDTDAGADAGTDAGTDAGTDGGSGSSRGSGKLPCDSTGTVTANNQTYTFCTAQVAGVELKIVEPRVGIVPQPMHLAIYLHGDGARAHTGNTAPRLQAPWAYEHDTLYVSALAPNRCAWWTKPSLTTCTDTATAADRDLDGANAQALVQVIDTLRKRWDLRNEPIFFGGSSGGSVFLTASFLPRYGDRYRGVYALGCGGEAPWSGELSWDSTRPELRGPTKLFYTYGDQDTYLTDIQASVSAYQGYSIPLEQNVVAGAAHCAFDHIGGVKDIWAGQLDAP
- a CDS encoding PadR family transcriptional regulator → MPTQDAQPTRGQLLQGTLDLLVLRILALGSHHGHGIAMAIQARSGNELLVDHGSLYPALQRLESRKWIRGEWGVSENGRRARFYSLTAAGRNQFAIETGRWNRLVESIARVMSPGPTPEGA
- a CDS encoding ABC transporter permease yields the protein MFGRRSQEDFDAEVRAHLELETERLRAQGLSPAEAERVARRNFGNVAAAGDRFRDVQPFAWAEGFGRDLRHAWRALLRTPGFLITTVSTLALAIGAVAGMFSVVNAVLVQPLPFPEPERLVALTGTAPGSDQPERFDLGADFYLQYKEHSKLLDGITQLDSGTATLRVDTRVERVRMAWPTYDLYSTLGVRPQLGRLPVPEDGEGVVVISDQLWTSWFGRDPSVIGRSYFVSDDMKQVVGVMPPEFRFPNDETVLWIANPMRLEQVRPGQLGALTVARMKPGVTLEQLDQELTALSKELPARFGGPPSYARLIESHRAVAVPLLDRMVGSTARTSLWLLLGAVSLALLIACANVTNLFLVRAEGRVSDLAVRRALGAAPAQLVRSQLAEALLVAVPAGLLAICLSAVTLPLFVAAAPQGLPRLGAAGLDLATVATTFGLVLLCALVCGAAPALRAASANLHSMRDGGRAATAQRHGFRNGLVIGQTALALVLLIGAALLLQSFNRLRNVDPGYDTDGLYTFQFAPEQPHLTDGPSWGRMHAAFMERLRTMPGVTAVGVVNNIPLDEATSTARFRTDTMAEDDSGTLLARNFTGGDYFRAMGIDLLQGRAFTSDEAFTPNSNVVVSWSAAQQLWPRESPLGQSLRHVLGDNTVLPFTVVGVVEDVKQDDWREAGEAVVYFPLTGPTPTSWRLSSPAYVIKSPRADSLQGEVREHVRQVAPEAPVYREYTMEFLARRSTVELSFTMLTFAVVSGLTLLLAAVGLYGVLSSVVSARTREIGVRMALGATPGAVRRQVVSQGTRVVVIGVAIGVAAAFASTRYLGALLYEVKATEPALFLLTSGFMVVLGVLASYMPARRASSVDPVVSLRSE
- a CDS encoding LVIVD repeat-containing protein yields the protein MTSPSLLPRVWLSACALALVTLAGCDDTPDPVADAGTPPVEDAGPEPWDGGYTVLEERGDWIDRGPFAPCTLAPGTTPSCHDLTPSHFDLSSCDADALAGLEPHGIYQAAMRSETVAEDGGTAVGFSSVGFMLHSDGGTDTLAGRPIATRLTDGGSFFIATLPPSAPTINFAYAGCKTPSPGVISGCFIRCIGGRYSRAGTFEAHRMTWPDGEAEASGGLVLRSESLVALGVPVDIYVTKEHAYVVSLDRPGKPGGLTVFDVSDRSRPVFKTSISIPGDSYWNGVWALGDALYVASDVSGTIVFDISRPAEPAFLRSLPSSQYGVHTVLVDGDRLYAADNGGLSRIYDVTNPLEPVLRQTISLDFLGGGVHDHFAYQGRLYINNSYAGLSVVDVSNLDAVLHLGRYVHGGYSHHNAVGTFAGRTIAFEGGEFAASHLRVLDVTDPARIVKIGEYRKRPVTSIHNMILRADRLYIAWYHEGLRVLDVSNPTKPREVGHFNTFRESDPGRSEGIFGGAYGIRLPGDGFVYVVDSTRGLLILDEP
- a CDS encoding DUF2381 family protein, translated to MLSEHPSSGPHSVYVKGKIVTTLRFEQPVDGSRTKMTGWEGRLEALAVVRNKVILEPLRDLHQDDGIPLVVTLVDGTEIPFLVKPPWRREEGKWPPILDQQIDVFKDQESYASMYAALKDAQKKNDALTEENERYREEENSIDHA